The Geodermatophilaceae bacterium NBWT11 genome has a segment encoding these proteins:
- a CDS encoding NAD(P)H-binding protein — MGQDQARIGRVTHDPVCLVTGASGHVGGALVPALLGAGHRVRVLTRDADRLAGRPWLDDVEVVVGDAADADLVARACAGVDVVHWLVHALDTGPGFAAADRATARVVARAARGAGVRRLVYLGGPRPADEALSAHLLSREEVGALLLESGVPTVVLRAAMVVGPGSASFEMLRHVTERLPVLPAPGWVETRVQPVALRDVVTALVGCATLPAEVHGAFALAGPDVLTYAELVQRYAAVAGLGRRRFLRVPDAGPALAAWGVAALTPVSRELARSLVESLPNTVVAADDGVWSVLDAPPRLGFEDAVRAALAGQTSS, encoded by the coding sequence ATGGGGCAGGACCAGGCCAGAATCGGCCGGGTGACCCACGACCCCGTGTGCCTGGTGACCGGTGCCTCCGGACACGTCGGGGGTGCGCTGGTCCCGGCGCTGCTGGGCGCCGGGCACCGCGTCCGGGTGCTCACCCGGGACGCCGACCGGCTGGCCGGGCGGCCCTGGCTGGACGACGTCGAGGTGGTCGTCGGGGACGCCGCCGACGCCGACCTGGTGGCCCGGGCCTGCGCCGGGGTCGACGTCGTCCACTGGCTGGTGCACGCCCTGGACACCGGACCCGGGTTCGCCGCGGCCGACCGCGCGACGGCCCGGGTGGTCGCCCGCGCGGCCCGGGGCGCCGGGGTGCGCCGGCTGGTCTACCTGGGCGGACCCCGACCGGCCGACGAGGCGCTCTCGGCGCACCTGCTCTCCCGCGAGGAGGTGGGTGCGCTGCTGCTGGAGTCCGGGGTGCCCACCGTCGTGCTGCGCGCGGCCATGGTGGTCGGCCCGGGCTCGGCGAGCTTCGAGATGCTGCGGCACGTGACGGAACGGCTGCCCGTCCTCCCCGCCCCCGGGTGGGTGGAGACCCGGGTGCAGCCGGTCGCCCTGCGCGACGTCGTCACCGCCCTGGTCGGCTGCGCGACCCTGCCGGCCGAGGTGCACGGTGCGTTCGCCCTCGCCGGCCCGGACGTGCTGACCTACGCCGAGCTGGTGCAGCGCTACGCCGCGGTCGCCGGGCTCGGGCGCCGGCGCTTCCTGCGGGTGCCGGACGCCGGCCCGGCTCTGGCCGCCTGGGGCGTCGCCGCGCTCACCCCGGTGTCCCGGGAGCTGGCCCGCTCGTTGGTCGAGTCGCTGCCCAACACCGTCGTCGCCGCGGACGACGGGGTCTGGTCGGTCCTCGACGCCCCGCCCCGGCTGGGCTTCGAGGACGCCGTCCGGGCCGCGCTGGCGGGTCAGACCAGCAGCTGA
- the gyrB gene encoding DNA topoisomerase (ATP-hydrolyzing) subunit B, translated as MVARPSTESQEQQNAYSGSSITVLEGLEAVRKRPGMYIGSTGIRGLHHMVQEVVDNAVDEALAGFCDTVEVTLLDDGGVRVVDNGRGIPVDIHPVEKRPTVEVVMTILHAGGKFDGKSYGVSGGLHGVGVTVVNALSTEVDVTIWRNGMEYHQRYRDTVPGPLEEVGPTERRGTSITFWSDGSIFETTVYDYDTIRRRLQEMAFLNKGLTIKLRDERRTQVEAEAAAEDILTLAAEPAVEDGKPFEPTEVTYKYDGGLADYVAHLNAKKDAIHKSIVSFGAEGVGKNDMAMSVDVAMQWSSAYSESVHTFANVINTHEGGTHEEGFRAALTSIVNRYAVDKKILKDKPEDKLTGEDIREGLAAIVSVKLGDPQFEGQTKTKLGNTEVKGFVQKTCNEQISHWFEANPGEAKTIITKASSAARARRAAQDARKLARKSPLNSTGLPGKLADCRSTDPRNSEVYIVEGDSAGGSAKSGRDSMYQAILPIRGKIINVEKARIDRVLKNTEVQAMITAFGTGIHDEFDIAKLRYHKIILMADADVDGQHIRTLLLTLLFRFMRPLVEAGYVYLANPPLYKIKWGAKLGDEYVYTDAERDALLKARAAEGRKLPKEDAIQRFKGLGEMDAKELWETTMNPESRILSLVTLDDAAAADELFSILMGEDVEARRSFITRNAKDVRFLDV; from the coding sequence GTGGTCGCTCGACCCAGCACTGAGTCCCAGGAGCAGCAGAACGCCTACTCCGGCAGCTCGATCACCGTCCTCGAGGGGCTCGAGGCGGTCCGCAAGCGCCCCGGCATGTACATCGGCTCCACCGGCATCCGCGGCCTGCACCACATGGTGCAGGAGGTCGTGGACAACGCCGTGGACGAGGCGCTGGCCGGCTTCTGCGACACCGTCGAGGTCACCCTGCTCGACGACGGCGGCGTGCGGGTCGTGGACAACGGCCGTGGCATCCCGGTCGACATCCACCCGGTGGAGAAGCGGCCCACCGTCGAGGTCGTCATGACGATCCTGCACGCCGGCGGCAAGTTCGACGGCAAGTCCTACGGCGTCTCCGGCGGTCTGCACGGCGTCGGCGTCACCGTGGTCAACGCACTGTCCACCGAGGTGGACGTGACCATCTGGCGCAACGGCATGGAGTACCACCAGCGCTACCGCGACACCGTGCCCGGCCCGCTCGAGGAGGTCGGCCCCACCGAGCGGCGCGGCACCTCGATCACCTTCTGGTCCGACGGGTCGATCTTCGAGACCACGGTCTACGACTACGACACGATCCGCCGTCGGCTGCAGGAGATGGCGTTCCTGAACAAGGGCCTGACCATCAAGCTGCGCGACGAGCGCCGCACGCAGGTCGAGGCCGAGGCCGCCGCCGAGGACATCCTGACCCTGGCCGCCGAGCCCGCGGTCGAGGACGGCAAGCCCTTCGAGCCGACCGAGGTGACCTACAAGTACGACGGTGGCCTGGCCGACTACGTGGCGCACCTGAACGCCAAGAAGGACGCCATCCACAAGTCCATCGTCAGCTTCGGCGCCGAGGGCGTCGGCAAGAACGACATGGCCATGAGCGTCGACGTCGCGATGCAGTGGTCCAGCGCGTACTCCGAGTCGGTGCACACGTTCGCCAACGTGATCAACACCCACGAGGGCGGCACCCACGAGGAGGGCTTCCGCGCGGCGCTGACCTCGATCGTCAACCGCTACGCGGTGGACAAGAAGATCCTCAAGGACAAGCCCGAGGACAAGCTGACCGGCGAGGACATCCGCGAGGGCCTGGCCGCGATCGTCTCGGTGAAGCTCGGCGACCCGCAGTTCGAGGGCCAGACGAAGACCAAGTTGGGCAACACCGAGGTCAAGGGCTTCGTGCAGAAGACCTGCAACGAGCAGATCAGCCACTGGTTCGAGGCCAACCCCGGCGAGGCCAAGACGATCATCACCAAGGCCAGCTCGGCCGCCCGGGCCCGCCGCGCCGCGCAGGACGCCCGCAAGCTGGCCCGCAAGAGCCCGCTGAACTCCACCGGCCTGCCGGGCAAGCTCGCCGACTGCCGCTCCACCGACCCGCGCAACTCCGAGGTCTACATCGTGGAGGGCGACTCGGCCGGCGGTTCGGCCAAGTCCGGCCGCGACTCGATGTACCAGGCGATCCTGCCCATCCGCGGCAAGATCATCAACGTCGAGAAGGCCCGCATCGACCGGGTGCTGAAGAACACCGAGGTCCAGGCGATGATCACCGCCTTCGGCACCGGCATCCACGACGAGTTCGACATCGCCAAGCTCCGTTACCACAAGATCATCCTGATGGCGGACGCCGACGTCGACGGCCAGCACATCCGCACGCTGCTGCTGACCCTGCTGTTCCGCTTCATGCGCCCGCTGGTCGAGGCCGGCTACGTCTACCTGGCCAACCCGCCGCTGTACAAGATCAAGTGGGGCGCCAAGCTCGGCGACGAGTACGTCTACACCGACGCCGAGCGCGACGCCCTGCTCAAGGCCCGGGCCGCCGAGGGCCGCAAGCTGCCCAAGGAGGACGCGATCCAGCGCTTCAAGGGCCTGGGCGAGATGGACGCCAAGGAGCTGTGGGAGACCACGATGAACCCGGAGTCCCGGATCCTCTCGCTGGTCACCCTGGACGACGCGGCCGCCGCCGACGAGCTCTTCAGCATCCTGATGGGCGAGGACGTCGAGGCACGGCGGTCCTTCATCACCCGCAACGCCAAGGACGTCCGCTTCCTCGACGTGTGA
- a CDS encoding ABC transporter ATP-binding protein, whose amino-acid sequence MRELLPLLRPHRRALIAAALLSLVSAAAALTQPLLVSRVITAVGAQTPLLPVVATLVVVLVAAAVLGAGQQYLLQRTAEGVVLTTRRTLADRLLRLPVAEYDRRRTGDLMSRVGSDTTLLRSAVTSGVVEIGGSLVVGIGALIAMALVDGLLLLVTLASVSIGVGVAIAAARRVRVLSRQAQEQVGAMSAAVERSLSAVRTIRASGATGREVATVGSSAEKAFSAGVAVARLQALVSPASGIAVQGAFLAVLGLGGYRVATGAIEVADLVAFILYLFLLVMPLGQVIRAYTELQTGLGALARVQEVLSLTPERDDVAERPGTTTSPRLPAAGDPVPLLELRDVDFGYPDGTRVLSGVSFAVPAGTRTALVGPSGAGKSTLLALVEGFYPISGGSVRWAGADVRELPRAQLRAAIGYVEQEAPVLAGTIRENLLLAAPDTPEPALWAALADVGLTPVVTRSPLGLDVAVGDDGVLLSGGERQRLAIARSLLARPALLLLDEPTASLDARNETLLRQTLATAAQDRALLVVAHRLSTVRDSDQIVVLDGGRVVAVGTHDELVETDPLYRELATAQLLV is encoded by the coding sequence CTGCGCGAGCTGCTGCCCCTGCTGCGCCCGCACCGGCGGGCGCTGATCGCGGCCGCCCTGCTCTCGCTGGTGTCGGCGGCGGCCGCGCTCACCCAGCCGCTGCTGGTGTCGCGGGTGATCACCGCGGTGGGGGCGCAGACGCCCCTGCTGCCGGTGGTGGCGACCCTGGTCGTCGTCCTGGTCGCGGCCGCGGTGCTCGGTGCCGGCCAGCAGTACCTGCTGCAGCGCACCGCCGAGGGCGTCGTCCTCACCACCCGGCGGACGCTGGCCGACCGGTTGCTCCGGCTCCCGGTCGCCGAGTACGACCGGCGGCGCACCGGGGACCTGATGAGCCGGGTCGGCTCGGACACCACCCTGCTGCGTTCGGCGGTGACCAGCGGGGTGGTGGAGATCGGCGGCTCGCTGGTCGTCGGCATCGGCGCGCTGATCGCGATGGCGCTGGTCGACGGCCTGTTGCTGCTGGTCACCCTGGCCAGCGTCAGCATCGGCGTGGGGGTGGCCATCGCCGCTGCCCGCCGGGTGCGGGTGCTCTCCCGCCAGGCCCAGGAGCAGGTCGGCGCGATGAGCGCCGCGGTGGAACGGTCGTTGTCGGCAGTGCGCACCATCCGGGCCAGCGGGGCCACCGGCCGCGAGGTGGCCACCGTGGGGTCCTCGGCGGAGAAGGCGTTCTCCGCCGGCGTCGCCGTCGCCCGGCTGCAGGCGCTGGTGTCCCCGGCCAGCGGCATCGCCGTGCAGGGCGCGTTCCTGGCGGTGCTCGGCCTGGGCGGCTACCGGGTGGCCACCGGCGCGATCGAGGTCGCCGACCTGGTCGCCTTCATCCTCTACCTGTTCCTGCTGGTCATGCCGTTGGGTCAGGTCATCCGGGCCTACACCGAGCTGCAGACCGGGCTCGGCGCACTCGCCCGCGTGCAGGAGGTGCTGTCGCTGACCCCCGAACGGGACGACGTCGCCGAGCGGCCCGGCACCACCACGTCCCCGCGGCTGCCGGCGGCCGGTGACCCGGTCCCCCTGCTGGAGCTCCGCGACGTCGACTTCGGCTACCCGGACGGCACCCGGGTGCTCTCCGGGGTCTCCTTCGCCGTCCCGGCCGGCACCCGCACGGCGCTGGTCGGGCCCTCGGGCGCGGGCAAGTCCACCCTCCTGGCGCTGGTCGAGGGCTTCTACCCGATCAGCGGCGGGTCGGTCCGCTGGGCGGGCGCCGACGTGCGGGAGCTGCCGCGCGCCCAGCTGCGGGCCGCGATCGGCTACGTCGAGCAGGAGGCCCCGGTGCTGGCCGGCACCATCCGGGAGAACCTGCTGCTCGCCGCCCCGGACACCCCGGAGCCCGCGCTCTGGGCGGCGTTGGCCGACGTCGGCCTGACCCCGGTGGTCACCCGGTCACCCCTGGGCCTGGACGTGGCGGTCGGCGACGACGGCGTGCTGCTCTCCGGCGGGGAGCGGCAGCGGCTGGCGATCGCCCGCTCGCTGCTGGCCCGCCCGGCGTTGCTGCTGCTCGACGAGCCGACGGCCAGCCTGGACGCCCGCAACGAGACCCTGCTGCGGCAGACCCTGGCCACCGCCGCCCAGGACCGGGCCCTGCTCGTCGTGGCCCACCGGCTGTCCACGGTGCGGGACTCCGACCAGATCGTGGTGCTCGACGGGGGCCGGGTGGTCGCCGTCGGCACGCACGACGAGCTGGTCGAGACCGACCCGCTCTACCGCGAGCTGGCCACGGCTCAGCTGCTGGTCTGA